One genomic region from Phragmites australis chromosome 1, lpPhrAust1.1, whole genome shotgun sequence encodes:
- the LOC133924446 gene encoding transcription initiation factor TFIID subunit 12b-like isoform X1, with protein sequence MADPPPVAASASPQPDQIAAASASTPQNPNPNPLLSPQIPPSPTVSDLSAHISSPQQLDPSAAAASGGGSTDFPPRPPQLQAPSPTQAATGAGGFGHQIHRSGSVSRLSTASQLPQYAAMAARMYGGQMSFSGGGGQVGQQQQQQLAARAAMLGQGQLGMLQGQGNAASATHFGLQSQMMVQPRQKGMVQGTQLNTSNAAQALQGMQPMGVMGTLGMNQIRPNGTIPYGAQQRFAHAQMRPQQASQQAALSPQKVAAQGLSRTAPIAALNSQLPGSLQNGQMVAMSMPQQQQHQWLKQMQSSMASPISPQHQYQQQQRLLLMQQLQQKTGLSPQQIAQFQQQHPHLNAQQLMQQQHFLQQFQQQQPQQSPRISASGSQKSANLSGSQPGTPLSGGTMTGGSVSQGAEGTSQLLGKRKIQDLVAQVDPQGKVDPDVEDLLLEIADDFIDSVTAFACTLAKHRKSSVVEAKDVLLHLERNWHLSVPGFSREDNNPQKNPVKPLVDPQQPESDAAGIRGTNNKLITNNSAGNHQIRSQVAEPSPMQTMGPLSKVPRF encoded by the exons ATGGCGGATCCGCCGCCCGtggccgcctccgcctcgccgcAGCCCGACCAGATCGCCGCGGCCTCCGCATCCACCCCGCAGAACCCCAACCCTAaccccctcctctcccctcAAATCCCCCCGTCCCCAACCGTCTCCGATCTCTCCGCGCACATCTCCTCCCCGCAGCAGCTCGACCCGTCCGCGGCGGCTGCTTCCGGAGGCGGATCCACGGACttcccgccgcggccgccgcagcTGCAGGCGCCCTCGCCCACGCAGGCGGCGACCGGCGCCGGGGGCTTCGGCCACCAGATCCATCGCTCGGGGTCGGTCTCCCGCCTTTCTACCGCTAGCCAGCTCCCGCAGTACGCCGCGATGGCGGCTAGGATGTACGGCGGGCAGATGAGCTTCTCGGGCGGCGGAGGGCAGGTGGGccagcaacaacagcagcagctgGCAGCGCGCGCGGCCATGCTTGGGCAGGGCCAGTTGGGGATGCTGCAAGGCCAGGGGAACGCGGCATCTGCGACGCATTTCGGGCTTCAGTCGCAGATGATGGTGCAG CCAAGGCAAAAGGGCATGGTACAAGGTACACAACTTAATACTTCTAATGCAGCTCAAGCATTGCAAGGGATGCAGCCCATGGGAGTCATGGGTACTTTGGGGATGAACCAGATCAGACCGAATGGTACTATTCCCTATGGTGCTCAACAACGGTTTGCCCATGCGCAAATGAGGCCACAGCAAGCATCTCAGCAAGCGGCACTATCTCCACAG AAGGTAGCTGCTCAAGGCTTGTCGAGAACAGCACCTATTGCAGCATTAAATTCACAACTACCTGGATCATTGCAAAATGGACAGATGGTGGCCATGTCTATGCCTCAGCAACAGCAGCATCAATGGTTGAAGCAAATGCAATCATCGATGGCCTCACCAATTTCTCCACAACATCAATATCAGCAGCAACAGAGGTTGTTGTTGATGCAGCAACTTCAGCAGAAGACAGGATTGAGCCCACAACAGATTGCACAATTCCAACAACAGCATCCACATCTCAATGCCCAACAGCTGATGCAGCAGCAACATTTTCTACAGCAGTTTCAGCAGCAGCAACCACAACAATCTCCAAGGATTTCAGCCTCTGGTTCACAGAAGTCTGCAAACCTTTCAGGATCACAGCCGGGTACACCTTTGTCAGGTGGAACTATGACTGGTGGAAGTGTAAGTCAGGGAGCGGAAGGAACTAGCCAACTTCttgggaaaagaaaaatacaagatCTGGTTGCGCAG GTGGATCCCCAAGGCAAGGTTGACCCTGATGTGGAAGACTTACTTTTAGAGATTGCTGATGATTTCATCGACTCG GTGACTGCATTTGCTTGCACCTTGGCAAAGCACAGGAAATCATCAGTTGTGGAAGCCAAGGATGTGTTGCTGCACTTAG AAAGAAATTGGCATTTGTCTGTTCCTGGTTTCTCAAGGGAGGACAATAATCCTCAAAAAAATCCT GTAAAGCCATTGGTGGATCCCCAACAGCCGGAAAGTGATGCTGCTGGTATTAGAGGCACAAACAATAAACTTATTACTAATAATTCGGCTGGCAACCATCAAATAAGATCTCAGGTTGCAGAGCCTTCACCGATGCAGACAATGGGCCCTCTGTCGAAAGTGCCTCGTTTCTAA
- the LOC133924446 gene encoding transcription initiation factor TFIID subunit 12b-like isoform X2, with the protein MADPPPVAASASPQPDQIAAASASTPQNPNPNPLLSPQIPPSPTVSDLSAHISSPQQLDPSAAAASGGGSTDFPPRPPQLQAPSPTQAATGAGGFGHQIHRSGSVSRLSTASQLPQYAAMAARMYGGQMSFSGGGGQVGQQQQQQLAARAAMLGQGQLGMLQGQGNAASATHFGLQSQMMVQPRQKGMVQGTQLNTSNAAQALQGMQPMGVMGTLGMNQIRPNGTIPYGAQQRFAHAQMRPQQASQQAALSPQVAAQGLSRTAPIAALNSQLPGSLQNGQMVAMSMPQQQQHQWLKQMQSSMASPISPQHQYQQQQRLLLMQQLQQKTGLSPQQIAQFQQQHPHLNAQQLMQQQHFLQQFQQQQPQQSPRISASGSQKSANLSGSQPGTPLSGGTMTGGSVSQGAEGTSQLLGKRKIQDLVAQVDPQGKVDPDVEDLLLEIADDFIDSVTAFACTLAKHRKSSVVEAKDVLLHLERNWHLSVPGFSREDNNPQKNPVKPLVDPQQPESDAAGIRGTNNKLITNNSAGNHQIRSQVAEPSPMQTMGPLSKVPRF; encoded by the exons ATGGCGGATCCGCCGCCCGtggccgcctccgcctcgccgcAGCCCGACCAGATCGCCGCGGCCTCCGCATCCACCCCGCAGAACCCCAACCCTAaccccctcctctcccctcAAATCCCCCCGTCCCCAACCGTCTCCGATCTCTCCGCGCACATCTCCTCCCCGCAGCAGCTCGACCCGTCCGCGGCGGCTGCTTCCGGAGGCGGATCCACGGACttcccgccgcggccgccgcagcTGCAGGCGCCCTCGCCCACGCAGGCGGCGACCGGCGCCGGGGGCTTCGGCCACCAGATCCATCGCTCGGGGTCGGTCTCCCGCCTTTCTACCGCTAGCCAGCTCCCGCAGTACGCCGCGATGGCGGCTAGGATGTACGGCGGGCAGATGAGCTTCTCGGGCGGCGGAGGGCAGGTGGGccagcaacaacagcagcagctgGCAGCGCGCGCGGCCATGCTTGGGCAGGGCCAGTTGGGGATGCTGCAAGGCCAGGGGAACGCGGCATCTGCGACGCATTTCGGGCTTCAGTCGCAGATGATGGTGCAG CCAAGGCAAAAGGGCATGGTACAAGGTACACAACTTAATACTTCTAATGCAGCTCAAGCATTGCAAGGGATGCAGCCCATGGGAGTCATGGGTACTTTGGGGATGAACCAGATCAGACCGAATGGTACTATTCCCTATGGTGCTCAACAACGGTTTGCCCATGCGCAAATGAGGCCACAGCAAGCATCTCAGCAAGCGGCACTATCTCCACAG GTAGCTGCTCAAGGCTTGTCGAGAACAGCACCTATTGCAGCATTAAATTCACAACTACCTGGATCATTGCAAAATGGACAGATGGTGGCCATGTCTATGCCTCAGCAACAGCAGCATCAATGGTTGAAGCAAATGCAATCATCGATGGCCTCACCAATTTCTCCACAACATCAATATCAGCAGCAACAGAGGTTGTTGTTGATGCAGCAACTTCAGCAGAAGACAGGATTGAGCCCACAACAGATTGCACAATTCCAACAACAGCATCCACATCTCAATGCCCAACAGCTGATGCAGCAGCAACATTTTCTACAGCAGTTTCAGCAGCAGCAACCACAACAATCTCCAAGGATTTCAGCCTCTGGTTCACAGAAGTCTGCAAACCTTTCAGGATCACAGCCGGGTACACCTTTGTCAGGTGGAACTATGACTGGTGGAAGTGTAAGTCAGGGAGCGGAAGGAACTAGCCAACTTCttgggaaaagaaaaatacaagatCTGGTTGCGCAG GTGGATCCCCAAGGCAAGGTTGACCCTGATGTGGAAGACTTACTTTTAGAGATTGCTGATGATTTCATCGACTCG GTGACTGCATTTGCTTGCACCTTGGCAAAGCACAGGAAATCATCAGTTGTGGAAGCCAAGGATGTGTTGCTGCACTTAG AAAGAAATTGGCATTTGTCTGTTCCTGGTTTCTCAAGGGAGGACAATAATCCTCAAAAAAATCCT GTAAAGCCATTGGTGGATCCCCAACAGCCGGAAAGTGATGCTGCTGGTATTAGAGGCACAAACAATAAACTTATTACTAATAATTCGGCTGGCAACCATCAAATAAGATCTCAGGTTGCAGAGCCTTCACCGATGCAGACAATGGGCCCTCTGTCGAAAGTGCCTCGTTTCTAA